The Macaca fascicularis isolate 582-1 chromosome 14, T2T-MFA8v1.1 genome contains the following window.
CCCCTTTTGTCTCCAGAAccggtctgagccggtcacaTGGGCCCccgccccctctccccacccccccagGGAAGgacccgccccgccccctcccctcaAACCCGCACCGCCCCCGACCCCGGCGTCCCCGCCCCCGCTCCCGCCCGCGCCCCCTGAGCTTCTACTCCGGCGTCCGTGCGCCCAGCCCCGCGCCCTCGCCTCTCCCCGCCGGTGTCCTCCGCGCCGCGACGGCGGCCTCTCCCGGCCCCAGGCCCCTTCCCGCCCGCGCACACCGGCCCCCGGCCCACTCCCTGAGCCGCCGCCCGCTGCCCCCATCCCGGGTCATCCCCTGCCGTACGCCAGGGCCCGGGCCGCCCTCAGGCCCCGGCTTCCCTTGCCTGCCGCGGAGCCCCCGCGACTGTATAACGAGCCGGGCCCGCTCCCCTCCACGGCCGGCTCAGCCCTGGCGCCCTGCTGGCTACTGGGGAGGGGGGCGCCACCTGGGGCCGTTTCCGCGGGTGGGCAGGGAGGCGCTCTGCTGTGCTGAGGGGAGTCTGGGACTCGGACCCCCAGAGAAAGTCACGGGTGCGGTCACCCAGTGCCTTTCCGGGAGCACAGGCATGAGGGACAGCGAGTGAGGGTCCTGGGGGAGGAGCCCGCAGACCTGGATTTGGTGAAACTTGGCGCTGACACGAGCCGTCTGAGAAGTTCCAGACCTGGCCACAGCGGCGGCTCCAAGTGCCCACCCCCTCTGACCCCGGGCCTGCGGCATTGCCTCGCCCGGTTCCCCCAAACCGGGAGAGCCCCCgaggcctgggggaggggctTGCTCAAGGCCACAGGGCAAATGGGCCACGGAGCCCGGGctcgcccccgccccaccccttTCACTTTCATTGTTGTTCCCCGCGGGAAGCGGGAAGCCGGAGGGATCGGCCCCGCCCCTGGCCCCGACGAGCTCGGCCGTCGGGCAGAGGTCAGGAACCGGGCAGGCCCTGGGACCCACCCCCAAACGGGAGCCGGGGACCCGAGAAGGTGCTGTCGACAGCATCCAGTTCCCCACCCCGAGGACAACCCCGCAGCCCCCGCTTTTTGTTAGACCTCCTCcgcaaaagaagaaaagcagaaaagaaaaaaatccactttaCTGAGTCACACCCAGCTGTAAACATGTCACCGTGAGAgtcccgccccccacccccaggccgCACAGTCCGCGATGAAATGACGGGGGAGCAGGGAAGGTCGCCGGAGCGGGTGCCAAGCAGGGCAGGGCGGGCAAGTGCAGCAGGCGCTGGGTGTCCGGGAGGAAGCCcgggggaggtggggtggggcaaGAGCGGAGGCTGGGGGCCCGGCCGAAGACCAGGGGGCCCAGGAGGCCTCTTTCCGAAGGCCTCCCTCTTTCTCCAGCCCCTCCACTCCTCGGAGGGCATGTGCTGCGGCCAGGGAGCGCCCTGACCCAGAATCCCCCCGCCAAAGGCATGTCCAACCCAGCCGTGTCCTGTTCCCCTGTGAGCCTCCGGGTCCGTTGGGGGCCTCAGGGGGACAGGTGAGGCCCCCAGCTCCTGAATCCAGCCCTAGGTTTGGGCGGCTCCTTAGGGCGCGGCACGGGGTTCTTTCCCTGGGGCCTGGGTCCCCCCGTGGCCGTCCCACTGGAATGTGGCAGTGAGGTGGGCAAGGAGGGCGCTCGTCCCCTGGCCGCATTGTCCCTCCTGCTACCCGTGGGCAGCCCGCTACACAGCCGTCTCCTGGTCCTCCCGCTGGATCATCTGGTAGTGCTGCCGGTTCTCCAGGTAGGCGGCCAGCTCGGTGTCCTGAGCCTTCTCAGCCCGCTGCCGGGGAGTGTCTCCCTGGAGGAAGGGGGAGCTGCGATCAGCAGGGGCCAGAGGCAGGCCTACCCCCTAGCAGGCTGAGAAGCAGGGGCTCTACCTCCCTGTGGCCTGGTCGGGAGGGAGGCCTCTCTGCCCACCAGCTCCTCCCCTGCTGGCTCAGGTTTCTCAGGGTCTGGACTGCGTCTTCCCAGGgacagcccccagccccagctctccTCTAGGACCTTGGGAAGGGTTTGGTTGGTGCCTGCATGGGCTTCCTGCCCGCCGTCTGCTCACCTGCTGGTCTGTCTTCATGAGCGAGGCCCCGGCCTCCACGATGTAGTGGCAGATGGTGCGCTGGCCCAGGGCCGCTGCCTGGTGCAAACAGGTCTCCCCGCTGGGGGAGCAGTGGCTGGCTGTGTACCCCATCCCGGCCCCTGATCCACCCATCTGTCTCCCAAGGGCCATCAGAAAAGGCACGAAGTTCGGGGCTCTGGGGCAACAGGGGTGGCCCAGGGGATGACAGATGTGGCCAGGAAGTTTATGGGCTCTGACCTGACAAAATGGGAGGGGTGGGGAAAAGGGCGGTTTCTAGGATGACCAGGGTCCTGCACTGCCCAGATACTCACTTTTCCTCCACGGCATCGAGGATCTCTGGGGGGgctggagaaggggagagggtgGTCAGAGAGGCCTGacagcccctcctcctcccaccttggccccagGCCCTGGGCTCCATCACCCGGCTCACCATGGTCCAGCAGGTAGCGGACCACATCCTTGCTGCCAGTGCTGACTGCATGGTGCAGGAGTGTGCGGCTCCGCTCATCTCGGTGCATGAGGTCGCCCCCAGCTCGGTGCAGCTCCTGGAGCTGAGGGCAGGAGGCATGGCAGGGCAGGGCCTCCTGGGGccacccctccttcccccagctGACACGCTGGCCCACAGCCGGGTACACCAGCACAGGCCTGAAATGAGTGCGCTCATACATCTTACTCCCGAGTTGCCTCTGTGGGTCTCTCTGGAGCACCAGAGGGGCCTCTCACCCCACAGCCTGTGGGCTCCCTGGCAGCATTGGTGACCAGGCCCTGGAGCAGTGCTTCCTCTGACCTGCTCCTTTCTAAGCACCAGGGACTGGTGGACTGAGCTAGGAAGCCCCTACTAGGAGCCATCTATTGTGGCCTAGACAGAGATAGGGTAAGGTGGAATGGGACGATCACTGGAGATCCCACAGAGGGCCAGAGGATGACAGATGACAGCACCTGAGCAGGTCAGCTCTTGGCTCAACCCAGAGGCCTTGCTCCCCAGGACCTGAGGGAGCTGCTGGGGGAAGGAACTGGAGCCTGGAGCTAGTACCTTACAGAAGTCGTTCCTCTTGGCAGCCTCAATCAGCTCTTCACCTGCACGGAACACCTGCCCGTTACTCTGCAGTCGGGGACCTGGGCTTGGGTTGGTGTTTCAGTGGACAGGACTGTGCCTGCCGGGCATGTGCGCCCAGGGCTGGGTTGGTGCGTGAAGCTCGAAGGCTGTGTTTGTGTAAGGCTGTATCTGGGCCCTATCCCCACCCCACTGAGTCTCCTGCCCCCAACCAGGCAGAAAGGAGGGGCCCCAGAGGAAGAGGCCTCACCTTCAGGGGGTGCGGCATCCCCTTGCAATGACCTGCAACAGAGCACGATGTGCTGTGACCAGCTATGGCACAGGCCAGCTGCTCGCCCTCCCCAGCCCCAACTGGGGGCGTCTTCATCCTTTCCAcagtttattgagtgcctgctacaCACCAAGCACTATTCCGGGTACTGGGGATACAGCAGGGAAACGAGGCAGAGGAAGcccttgccctcatggagcttacattctagttcAGGGATGCAAACAAGTCAAATAAATAAGGAGTTCTGAGAGGAAGGGTGCTCTGAAGAATTCAGAACAGGTGGTGTGGCACCCCTGCAGAAGGGGTCCTAGGAGTGACCTCTCCAAGGAGGAAACTGCCAAGCTGAGATTCgagtgggatgggggtgggggagctcTGGAAAGATGGGGGAAGAGTTGGAGGCAGTGATGACAGAAGTCCAGTGGTGGCAAAAGCCTGAGGCCTCAAAGAACCAGGAGAAGAGAGTGGGGCAGGACCGTGGAGGTGAACACAGGGAGGGGGCTGGGAGCCCAGTGCAATGACCGGGGGCCTGGGGAGAACCTGAGTTCAAAGGGATGCTGAGAAAGAAGCTTCTAGGTAGGGGAATGGCCTGGTATGCTCTGCATTTTTAGTTGGCCGTGGTGTGGAGACGGGGGTGGGAGGGCACAAATGGCTGCAGGGATATAAGAGCTGGGGGCCAGGGTGTGGCATGGCAGCCCTGGTGCCAGACAGGctggtggcagtggggatggggggagTGCTCGGGTGGTGGGGCAGGGGCCGCCAGGACTGGCTGAAGGATGAGGTCCAGGGGAGGTAGAAGTCAGGGAGCGAGCCCAGGTGGATGTGAGGCTGCTTCCCCAGGGAACTGCAGGGCTGAAGGTGTCAGGGGGGCTTTGGCCAGGTGCAGGTTGACACCATTTAGTCAACTGGTGGAGGGGCTGGAAGCAGGGATTCCGGAGTCATCGGCTTACATGTGGGACTGAAAGCCGGGGGCTGGAGGAACAGGACACCAGGACTCACCGGGGCGTGGGTGAGCAgggtgaggtggggagaggggaagtgGGGGTCGGGAGGTCAGGCCGCGCCGATGCCCCCAGCAGCTCAGGGTCCAGGATATAAATCTCATCCTGTGCGATCTCAGTCACATAGTTGAGGTGCTCCTGTTGGGGGGGAGGTCAGGGCAGGAGGTCAGGGCACCTGACGGAGGGGGCCGAGGGGCAGCAAGGCTGGCAGACCTGGAGAAGCCTCTGCTGTGAGCACAAACACCGAAAGGAGGTGGCCAGGCAAGGGACCCTGCCTGTCCTTCTCCCACTCCTTCCCACTCCTGACGCCTCCTCCGACTGTCCAGCCTTTACCAGATGAGCTGGCACCTGGCCAGAGTGCCTTTGCTTCTATGTCTCCCTAGATGGCTCTGGGCTTCCAGGCCCTCCTGCCCACCCAGCAAGCCTTTGCTAGGTATCCGGCTGCCTTTCCGGCTGGCACCACGCTGTACTCTCCAGTGTGGAGGGCAGGGCCGCAACCCAGGCTGTGCACACACAAGTGTGAAGGCCCTCAGAGGCGTGAGGACAGAGGTGAGCCCATCAGGGGAGCTAACAGGGAAGGCACCCCAGGAGAGGCGACCCTGGGGCCCGGAACCAGCTGTGGCTGGAGCAGGCCTGCAATCGCTCACCTGGGCTCGGTCGATCCTGTAGAAGCGGCTGGCAGTGGTGGCTGTGGGAGAGAAGGCAGCCGAGGATCAGGGAGTGCCATGTCCAGGCCTAGGTCCTCTGCTGCCCCCACCTGGGTTCCCCTAGGGAGGGGACAGGAAACAGCCTGGCACTCTGGGAGTAGACTCACCGTCCAGGAAGCACCACTTGGGGGACAGTTTCTGGCATGTCGGGGACTTGGCTCCAGCACCATCGGGCTCCTGTGGAGAGAAGCAAAGGCCAGGCTGGGACAGAGTGGGGGCCAGGGAGGGAAGGGAACTTGGAGTAGGGCCACCAGCACAGAGGAGGCTCTGCAGGGCGAGCTCACTGCGGGAGGAAGGGGCATGTCCTCACTTCTCGCCACCCTCTTGGTGGGCACCTGGGGAGGCCCCACCCCTTACCTGCTGCAGTCTCTCGATGTGGGCGCGGCAGAGCTCTAGGTCACTGTCTCCTGGGACCACCACAGTGCCCAGCGGCACGGCTGGAGGACAGAGCACCTGTCAGCAGCTGGCTGCATCCCACAGCCCTGCCCAAGGGGGCCCCGGCTGCCTCATCCCCTCCTGGCCACCCTGCCAGACCACCCCACGGCACTcacaggcctccttgagctgctccTTGTCGTAGTGCAAGGCCTCGTAGTCGTGCATGCTGACGCGACTCACCTGGATGCGCAGCTGCTCAGGCACCGGCTGCTGGCTGTCGGGCAGGGCCGGTAAGCGGGGGCTCAGCAAGGGCCCTGCCTGGGTGCCACCCTCGGCCTGGCACCAAACCACGTGCCGAGAGAAGGTCCCGCCCCACTCCAACACCCCTGGGGCAGAGGGACAGTCAGccccttttacagatggggaaaccaaggcccagagagggcaggcTCTGGCCTCGGCGCCCAGGGCACGTGGCGGGGTGGGACGTACTCGCTGTGCAGGGGGGTGGCGCTCCGCCGCTTGGCTTTCTGCACCATGGTGGCCTGGTTGCGCAGGGCGATGCGGATGCGTGAGGCTGCAAGCTTGCAGGGCTCGCCGTCCACCTGCACCGGGATGGCCTTGGACGTGGTGAGCACCACCTCACGGCACTGCGTCAGCCGCTCGCCGTGCCCGCCCACCTGCAGCGCGGCCTGTGGACACAGGAAGCTCGGGTCAGATGGCACCAGGGCTGGGGGTGGCGGGCCCCAGGCTCTGCTCCTTCCGAAGCAGAAGCTCTAGCCAGAGAACAAAGGTGAGAGTGACCCCTGGTcagagggcagaggggagggcGAGACCctaggtggggaggggagggggcagaggcaATGAAGGTGACTGCTCAGTCAGAGTGGGGAGTGAAGGTATCCCGAGGCATAGCGAGGAAAGGGGGTGGGTGCCGCTCTCGAGCCAGAGGAACGAGACAAAGAAGGAAGGTGAGGATGAACTAGGCTGCCGTGGCCCATGGAGGCGAGTGTGGATGACCCCTTCCACCTTTGGGCTGTGCTCCCAGGCACCGTGGGGCCAGCGCCCACTCACCAAGGACGTCATGGTGAAGCCAATGACCTCGAGGTAGCCGTCGTCATGCCGCTGGGGCTCAAAGTCGTGGTGCTCCCCAGGGTGGCCCCAGGGCATGGTGCCTGCACAGTACCTGCATGGGCGGGCGATGACACGGGCCTCAAAACACAGTCTCTACAGGAGAGGACAGCAGGGccccattcccccaccccagGAGGCCCCTCCTCACCTGGGGATGTTCAGGAAAACAACACACTGGGGTTTCAGGTCCTGGATCTTAGGAGTCAAGTCTGTTCCATCACACTAGAGGCGGGCGGGGAGGGTGTTGAGGTGCATGTGCCAGGTGGCCTCCCTCCCTTCCGGCCCGCCTACCCGCGGCAGCCTGGCCCCACTCACCACCACTCGGATGTGCTTGGCCAGGTCCTTGGAGCTGCCCATCAGGAAGTCGGAGAAGGCTGTCTGTGGGAGACAGAGAGCGTCACCATCTGCTGACAGAGATCTTTCCTTACCGGCACCCAGCAGGGCTCCTGGGGCCTGGTGGACACAGGTGGGCACGGGCACGGGTGGTAGAAGAGGTGGGCACAGGCGGGGGTGCAGACCCACTCACCCCAGCGTAGAACATCTTATTCCGAAAGCGGCTGTTGAATTTCTCTGGGTTGGCCTCTGGGTGGAGACAAGCAGGGGGGCCAGTGAGTCACCCCAGCCTGCccaggtggggttgggggagggctGGGATGGATGCCTTCACTGGCAGGAGCAGGGTCTGACCCTCCTGGGGACACTCCTGTGcccaccctgccctggcctcaGTGGGAGGCTGCCAACCTCGAGACTCGTGGAACTCCAGGGTGACATGGGCGTCAaagcccaggctgaagtagtTGTTGAAGACATCCAGGGGCAACTGGAAAAAGGTCAAGGGACCAAAATGAGGGCTGGGCCTTACAGATGTCCCCGCTCCAGGGGCCTTGTGTGGCCGAGCCAGCTCAGCCCATCTGTTCACAGGCCTTCCCTGGTCAGCAGTGTCTGCCTTCACCTGCCGTCAGGCGCAGCCCTACTCTGCCTGGTGGCTCCTGGGGGATTTCCCTGCATGCCTGGCAGCATCTCTTCCCTGTCAGCTCCCCTAACACTTCTTCCTGACATGCCATGTGGAACACGACAGTGGAGCTTGGTTTTGCTCACTGCTGAGAGTAGTGCCTGGCAGGTAGCACGCGCTCAGTGCATGTTTGTGGAATAAAGCAGCAtcttctggccaggcgtggtggctcacgcctgtaatcccagcactttgggaggctgaggcagatggatcacctgaggtgaggagttcaaaaccagcctgaccaacatggtgagaccccatctctactaaaaatacaaaaattagccaggtgtggtggcaggtgcctgtagtcccagctactcaggaggctgacgcaggagaatagcttgagcctgggaggtggaggttgcagtgagccaagactgcaccactgcactccagcctgagtgacagtgagactctgtctcaaaaaaaaaaaaaaaagaaaaagaaaaaaaaaattagccaggtgtgttggcacatgcctgtaaatcccagctactcaggaggctgagacaggagaattgcttgaacctgggaggcagaggttgcagtgagctgagactgcaccactgcactctagcctgggagacagagcaagactcagcctcaaaaaaacaaaaacaaaaacaacagcatttTGTGAGGCAAGTACTATTATTCCCATCGTACAAGGAAGAAGTGGAAACTGGAGAAATGAAGAGACGTGCCCAAGATCCCAGAACCAGCAAGTGGGAAAGTGGGACCCAGTCCCCAGTGGCCCTCCCTGCCCCGCCCCACCCTGGCCAACTTACCCGGTCGGTGGCACCTTCATCTCGGTCCTCAGGCCCTGCCTCGGGGTTGGGCTCAGCGTGGAGGTCCCAGCGGTCCAGCTGTACCACGTTCCCCTCCTCCACGTGGGAGAGGATCTTGGACACAGGCTCATCTGTGTAGCCctaggggaggaggcagggactgAGCCCTCTGTGGCTGGAGAGGCCCCGGCTGCACCCCCCTCCTATGGGTGCTTACCCCACCCCAGTTGAGGGTTCGGGCCAAGTCGTTGCCAGTACCCAGGGGCAGGATGGCAACAGGGGGCGGCGGCTTCAGGCGTAGCTGGTCCAGGGTGGAGAGGATCCAGCCcacctgggggagggagagcagaggCAGGTCAGGCCCACAGGGATCCCGGCTTCAGGCCCAGCCCTGGTGCTCGGCTGGCCCATGCAGGGAGCTCACCGTGCCGTCGCCCCCGCACGCCAGGATCCGCAGGTTGTGCACTTTGCGGTACATCTCCAGCCTGGGCTCGTGGGAAGATGGCAGTGGGGTCAGGGGATGTGTGCTGTACCCCAGGAGTGAGGCAAGTTTCCCCCCACGTCCCCCACAAAACCTTGGCAAGTACTTACGCCTCCCTGGGCCCTCCCTGGCTCAGGTCGAAGACTTGTCGGGGATTGAGATACCAGAGGAAGGACTGGATGATCTTCGCACCCTGGATGGGACGGGAGCCGAGGGACAGGCAGGCAGTGGCGGGACGAAGTGGGAGAAGCACAGGGAGAGGGGTGTGACTGTGGGAACCAGGGCCAATAAGGGGTGAGGGGTGGAGAAAGGACAGGATTTTCTCAGGATCCCTGGGAAAGAGGGATTGGGGCAGAAGCCAGAACGGGCTCTGGGAATAGCTGCTGGCAGACAGGCTGGACCCCAATCCCTGCCCGAGCCCTCAGCTGAGAGGCAAGGCCACGTTTACCTGGTTGCCCCCACTCTTGGGGTTCACAAACACCAGCAGGGGCTTCATgagcggggagggggtgggtCTGATGATGAAGGGTCTCCAGCGGCCCTCCTGGGAGACAAGGCGACAGCCTGTAAGCTCCTTCCTGTCCACGACACCCTACCATCATCCTTAGCAGGCCCCCTGGGTGACTCTGTCCCCCCTTGTGTACCCTCATGTACCACCTCTGGGCCAGATCTTACCAGGCCACAGAGCAGAAACTGGCATCTAATCCTGCCTTCTCAGAGGCCCCAGAGCCCACACGGACCCCTGCCAGCTGGCAGCATTAGCCGGGGGCGGAA
Protein-coding sequences here:
- the DGKZ gene encoding diacylglycerol kinase zeta isoform X6, whose protein sequence is METFFRRHFQWKVPGPGEGQRRPSGVGLPTGKARRRSPAGQASSSLAQRRRSSAQLQGCLLSCGVRARGSSRRRSSTVPPSCNPRFIVDKVPTPQPTTVGAQLLGAPLLLTGLVGMNKEEKGVQEDVAAGVWSAVQPGTKTPGPSPPQGARPLSSLPRYLRRASSHLLPADAVYDHALWGLHGYYRRLSQRRPSGQHPGPGGRRASGTTASTVLPTRVRPLSRRRQVALRRKAAGPQAWSALLAKAITKSGLQHLAPPPPTPGAPCSESERQIRSTVDWSESATYGEHIWFETNVSGDFCYVGEQYCVARMLKSVSRRKCAACKIVVHTPCIEQLEKINFRCKPSFRESGSRNVREPTFVRHHWVHRRRQDGKCRHCGKGFQQKFTFHSKEIVAISCSWCKQAYHSKVSCFMLQQIEEPCSLGVHAAVVIPPTWILRARRPQNTLKASKKKKRASFKRKSSKKGPEEGRWRPFIIRPTPSPLMKPLLVFVNPKSGGNQGAKIIQSFLWYLNPRQVFDLSQGGPREALEMYRKVHNLRILACGGDGTVGWILSTLDQLRLKPPPPVAILPLGTGNDLARTLNWGGGYTDEPVSKILSHVEEGNVVQLDRWDLHAEPNPEAGPEDRDEGATDRLPLDVFNNYFSLGFDAHVTLEFHESREANPEKFNSRFRNKMFYAGTAFSDFLMGSSKDLAKHIRVVCDGTDLTPKIQDLKPQCVVFLNIPRYCAGTMPWGHPGEHHDFEPQRHDDGYLEVIGFTMTSLAALQVGGHGERLTQCREVVLTTSKAIPVQVDGEPCKLAASRIRIALRNQATMVQKAKRRSATPLHSDQQPVPEQLRIQVSRVSMHDYEALHYDKEQLKEASVPLGTVVVPGDSDLELCRAHIERLQQEPDGAGAKSPTCQKLSPKWCFLDATTASRFYRIDRAQEHLNYVTEIAQDEIYILDPELLGASARPDLPTPTSPLPTSPCSPTPRSLQGDAAPPEGEELIEAAKRNDFCKLQELHRAGGDLMHRDERSRTLLHHAVSTGSKDVVRYLLDHAPPEILDAVEENGETCLHQAAALGQRTICHYIVEAGASLMKTDQQGDTPRQRAEKAQDTELAAYLENRQHYQMIQREDQETAV
- the DGKZ gene encoding diacylglycerol kinase zeta isoform X11 — protein: MEPRDGSPEARSSDSESASASSSGSERDAGPEPDKAPRRLNKRRFPGLRLFGHRKAITKSGLQHLAPPPPTPGAPCSESERQIRSTVDWSESATYGEHIWFETNVSGDFCYVGEQYCVARMLQKSVSRRKCAACKIVVHTPCIEQLEKINFRCKPSFRESGSRNVREPTFVRHHWVHRRRQDGKCRHCGKGFQQKFTFHSKEIVAISCSWCKQAYHSKVSCFMLQQIEEPCSLGVHAAVVIPPTWILRARRPQNTLKASKKKKRASFKRKSSKKGPEEGRWRPFIIRPTPSPLMKPLLVFVNPKSGGNQGAKIIQSFLWYLNPRQVFDLSQGGPREALEMYRKVHNLRILACGGDGTVGWILSTLDQLRLKPPPPVAILPLGTGNDLARTLNWGGGYTDEPVSKILSHVEEGNVVQLDRWDLHAEPNPEAGPEDRDEGATDRLPLDVFNNYFSLGFDAHVTLEFHESREANPEKFNSRFRNKMFYAGTAFSDFLMGSSKDLAKHIRVVCDGTDLTPKIQDLKPQCVVFLNIPRYCAGTMPWGHPGEHHDFEPQRHDDGYLEVIGFTMTSLAALQVGGHGERLTQCREVVLTTSKAIPVQVDGEPCKLAASRIRIALRNQATMVQKAKRRSATPLHSDQQPVPEQLRIQVSRVSMHDYEALHYDKEQLKEASVPLGTVVVPGDSDLELCRAHIERLQQEPDGAGAKSPTCQKLSPKWCFLDATTASRFYRIDRAQEHLNYVTEIAQDEIYILDPELLGASARPDLPTPTSPLPTSPCSPTPRSLQGDAAPPEGEELIEAAKRNDFCKLQELHRAGGDLMHRDERSRTLLHHAVSTGSKDVVRYLLDHAPPEILDAVEENGETCLHQAAALGQRTICHYIVEAGASLMKTDQQGDTPRQRAEKAQDTELAAYLENRQHYQMIQREDQETAV
- the DGKZ gene encoding diacylglycerol kinase zeta isoform X10, whose translation is MSALGAGHSAGGSCNEASALGPVEALGTEEGERLGALRQMWRYRSWDVPQIPPEAPQTQKAITKSGLQHLAPPPPTPGAPCSESERQIRSTVDWSESATYGEHIWFETNVSGDFCYVGEQYCVARMLKSVSRRKCAACKIVVHTPCIEQLEKINFRCKPSFRESGSRNVREPTFVRHHWVHRRRQDGKCRHCGKGFQQKFTFHSKEIVAISCSWCKQAYHSKVSCFMLQQIEEPCSLGVHAAVVIPPTWILRARRPQNTLKASKKKKRASFKRKSSKKGPEEGRWRPFIIRPTPSPLMKPLLVFVNPKSGGNQGAKIIQSFLWYLNPRQVFDLSQGGPREALEMYRKVHNLRILACGGDGTVGWILSTLDQLRLKPPPPVAILPLGTGNDLARTLNWGGGYTDEPVSKILSHVEEGNVVQLDRWDLHAEPNPEAGPEDRDEGATDRLPLDVFNNYFSLGFDAHVTLEFHESREANPEKFNSRFRNKMFYAGTAFSDFLMGSSKDLAKHIRVVCDGTDLTPKIQDLKPQCVVFLNIPRYCAGTMPWGHPGEHHDFEPQRHDDGYLEVIGFTMTSLAALQVGGHGERLTQCREVVLTTSKAIPVQVDGEPCKLAASRIRIALRNQATMVQKAKRRSATPLHSDQQPVPEQLRIQVSRVSMHDYEALHYDKEQLKEASVPLGTVVVPGDSDLELCRAHIERLQQEPDGAGAKSPTCQKLSPKWCFLDATTASRFYRIDRAQEHLNYVTEIAQDEIYILDPELLGASARPDLPTPTSPLPTSPCSPTPRSLQGDAAPPEGEELIEAAKRNDFCKLQELHRAGGDLMHRDERSRTLLHHAVSTGSKDVVRYLLDHAPPEILDAVEENGETCLHQAAALGQRTICHYIVEAGASLMKTDQQGDTPRQRAEKAQDTELAAYLENRQHYQMIQREDQETAV
- the DGKZ gene encoding diacylglycerol kinase zeta isoform X9; the encoded protein is MSALGAGHSAGGSCNEASALGPVEALGTEEGERLGALRQMWRYRSWDVPQIPPEAPQTQKAITKSGLQHLAPPPPTPGAPCSESERQIRSTVDWSESATYGEHIWFETNVSGDFCYVGEQYCVARMLQKSVSRRKCAACKIVVHTPCIEQLEKINFRCKPSFRESGSRNVREPTFVRHHWVHRRRQDGKCRHCGKGFQQKFTFHSKEIVAISCSWCKQAYHSKVSCFMLQQIEEPCSLGVHAAVVIPPTWILRARRPQNTLKASKKKKRASFKRKSSKKGPEEGRWRPFIIRPTPSPLMKPLLVFVNPKSGGNQGAKIIQSFLWYLNPRQVFDLSQGGPREALEMYRKVHNLRILACGGDGTVGWILSTLDQLRLKPPPPVAILPLGTGNDLARTLNWGGGYTDEPVSKILSHVEEGNVVQLDRWDLHAEPNPEAGPEDRDEGATDRLPLDVFNNYFSLGFDAHVTLEFHESREANPEKFNSRFRNKMFYAGTAFSDFLMGSSKDLAKHIRVVCDGTDLTPKIQDLKPQCVVFLNIPRYCAGTMPWGHPGEHHDFEPQRHDDGYLEVIGFTMTSLAALQVGGHGERLTQCREVVLTTSKAIPVQVDGEPCKLAASRIRIALRNQATMVQKAKRRSATPLHSDQQPVPEQLRIQVSRVSMHDYEALHYDKEQLKEASVPLGTVVVPGDSDLELCRAHIERLQQEPDGAGAKSPTCQKLSPKWCFLDATTASRFYRIDRAQEHLNYVTEIAQDEIYILDPELLGASARPDLPTPTSPLPTSPCSPTPRSLQGDAAPPEGEELIEAAKRNDFCKLQELHRAGGDLMHRDERSRTLLHHAVSTGSKDVVRYLLDHAPPEILDAVEENGETCLHQAAALGQRTICHYIVEAGASLMKTDQQGDTPRQRAEKAQDTELAAYLENRQHYQMIQREDQETAV
- the DGKZ gene encoding diacylglycerol kinase zeta isoform X7; this translates as MAEGPGGGGQRGDWAGGGRAAEEEVVRRRCRRGEEAQVAQPWPEGPRATAAGPPVEERFRQLHLRKQVSYRKAITKSGLQHLAPPPPTPGAPCSESERQIRSTVDWSESATYGEHIWFETNVSGDFCYVGEQYCVARMLQKSVSRRKCAACKIVVHTPCIEQLEKINFRCKPSFRESGSRNVREPTFVRHHWVHRRRQDGKCRHCGKGFQQKFTFHSKEIVAISCSWCKQAYHSKVSCFMLQQIEEPCSLGVHAAVVIPPTWILRARRPQNTLKASKKKKRASFKRKSSKKGPEEGRWRPFIIRPTPSPLMKPLLVFVNPKSGGNQGAKIIQSFLWYLNPRQVFDLSQGGPREALEMYRKVHNLRILACGGDGTVGWILSTLDQLRLKPPPPVAILPLGTGNDLARTLNWGGGYTDEPVSKILSHVEEGNVVQLDRWDLHAEPNPEAGPEDRDEGATDRLPLDVFNNYFSLGFDAHVTLEFHESREANPEKFNSRFRNKMFYAGTAFSDFLMGSSKDLAKHIRVVCDGTDLTPKIQDLKPQCVVFLNIPRYCAGTMPWGHPGEHHDFEPQRHDDGYLEVIGFTMTSLAALQVGGHGERLTQCREVVLTTSKAIPVQVDGEPCKLAASRIRIALRNQATMVQKAKRRSATPLHSDQQPVPEQLRIQVSRVSMHDYEALHYDKEQLKEASVPLGTVVVPGDSDLELCRAHIERLQQEPDGAGAKSPTCQKLSPKWCFLDATTASRFYRIDRAQEHLNYVTEIAQDEIYILDPELLGASARPDLPTPTSPLPTSPCSPTPRSLQGDAAPPEGEELIEAAKRNDFCKLQELHRAGGDLMHRDERSRTLLHHAVSTGSKDVVRYLLDHAPPEILDAVEENGETCLHQAAALGQRTICHYIVEAGASLMKTDQQGDTPRQRAEKAQDTELAAYLENRQHYQMIQREDQETAV